One segment of Capnocytophaga sp. oral taxon 878 DNA contains the following:
- the def gene encoding peptide deformylase, whose translation MKLPIFAYGNNVLKVKAQAVASDFPNLHELIANMWETMEKANGCGLAAPQVGKSLRLFVADSQLLYEAMDERDKIAYFEKGDTGIRRVFINPQIKNLSEEQWEEVEGCLSLPFLSGKVARSWSVELSYQNEQFETITETFSGMTARVILHEYDHLEGILYIDRVKPLTKKLMQSKLQKLLKGKLQPNYFMKFK comes from the coding sequence ATGAAACTTCCCATATTTGCTTACGGAAATAATGTACTCAAAGTCAAGGCACAAGCCGTAGCCTCTGATTTTCCCAATTTGCACGAACTCATCGCCAATATGTGGGAAACGATGGAAAAGGCCAATGGCTGTGGGTTGGCAGCACCGCAGGTCGGAAAATCGTTGCGGTTGTTCGTTGCCGATTCTCAATTGCTTTACGAGGCGATGGACGAAAGGGATAAAATAGCCTATTTCGAAAAAGGCGACACGGGTATTCGGCGAGTGTTTATCAATCCGCAAATAAAAAATCTCTCCGAAGAACAATGGGAAGAAGTAGAGGGCTGTTTGAGTTTGCCTTTTTTATCAGGAAAAGTAGCCCGTTCGTGGTCGGTAGAATTGAGCTACCAAAACGAGCAATTTGAAACCATTACCGAGACTTTTAGCGGAATGACCGCACGCGTGATTCTCCACGAATACGACCATTTGGAAGGCATTCTCTATATTGACCGCGTGAAACCCTTGACGAAAAAATTGATGCAATCCAAACTTCAAAAATTATTGAAAGGGAAACTACAACCCAATTATTTTATGAAATTCAAATAA
- a CDS encoding peroxiredoxin, with translation MCNSIKKLVQKEQLQLIQKGILSIGDKLPEFVKKAVISTKKGIEISEITHNYAAEQGKWMVLFWWPKDFTFVCPTEIIEFNKNNKKFLERNAMLIGASTDTEYVHLGWRENHPQLAELSIPMLADTSKSLAEEMGILNCEEKVAYRATFIIDPQGIIQWVSVYPMNVGRNVDEVLRVLDALQTEELTACGWKAGEQTLSQQLKK, from the coding sequence ATGTGCAATTCAATTAAAAAATTGGTTCAGAAAGAGCAATTACAACTCATCCAAAAAGGAATACTAAGCATTGGAGATAAATTACCAGAATTTGTTAAAAAAGCCGTTATTTCTACAAAGAAAGGCATAGAAATCTCTGAAATCACACACAACTACGCAGCCGAACAAGGAAAGTGGATGGTGCTTTTTTGGTGGCCTAAAGATTTTACTTTCGTCTGTCCAACAGAAATTATAGAATTTAATAAAAATAATAAAAAATTTCTGGAAAGAAACGCTATGTTGATTGGTGCTTCTACCGACACCGAATATGTACATTTAGGGTGGAGAGAAAATCATCCACAATTAGCAGAACTTTCTATTCCAATGCTTGCCGATACTTCCAAATCTTTAGCCGAAGAAATGGGAATTTTAAATTGCGAAGAAAAAGTTGCTTATCGAGCTACTTTTATCATTGACCCACAAGGAATTATACAATGGGTGAGCGTTTATCCTATGAATGTGGGAAGAAATGTAGATGAAGTACTTCGCGTATTAGATGCTCTCCAAACAGAAGAATTAACCGCTTGTGGGTGGAAGGCGGGAGAACAAACACTTTCTCAACAATTAAAAAAATAA
- a CDS encoding superoxide dismutase — protein MNINHTLPELPYDKNALNPIITEETFDYHYEKHHAAYVNNLAGLVKDTEWAEKDIVDIIRKSYNENQVAIFNNAAQHWNHSFFWNCLSPDGGKNPTGKIAELINRDFGSFKNFKEQFSATAVKLFGAGWAWLAQNQEGKLEILPMKDAFTPLTENKTPILTLDVWEHAYYIDYRNARPKFVEGFWELVNWNFANQNLKYNE, from the coding sequence ATGAATATTAATCACACACTCCCAGAGCTTCCGTATGACAAAAATGCTCTAAATCCGATTATTACAGAGGAAACTTTTGATTATCACTACGAAAAGCATCACGCTGCCTATGTAAACAACCTTGCGGGATTGGTAAAAGATACCGAATGGGCGGAAAAAGACATCGTGGACATCATCCGAAAAAGCTACAACGAAAACCAAGTAGCCATTTTCAACAATGCAGCTCAACATTGGAATCATTCCTTTTTTTGGAATTGTCTCTCGCCCGATGGCGGAAAAAATCCTACTGGAAAAATCGCTGAACTCATCAACCGCGATTTCGGAAGTTTTAAAAATTTTAAAGAACAATTCTCTGCCACTGCCGTAAAATTATTCGGTGCTGGTTGGGCGTGGCTGGCTCAAAATCAGGAAGGAAAATTAGAAATTCTCCCAATGAAAGATGCTTTCACTCCACTGACTGAAAATAAAACTCCTATCCTTACCCTCGATGTGTGGGAGCACGCCTACTATATCGATTATCGAAATGCAAGACCCAAATTCGTGGAAGGTTTTTGGGAACTTGTAAACTGGAATTTTGCTAACCAAAACTTGAAATATAATGAGTGA
- a CDS encoding ribonucleoside-diphosphate reductase small subunit, with protein sequence MITEPLLQDNKDRFVIFPIQHNDIWQFYKNAEASFWTAEEVDLSPDLHDWQNKLNDNERFFISRVLAFFAASDGIVNENLAINFLQEVQYPEARCFYGFQIMIENIHSEMYSLLIDTYVKDPAEKDYLLRAIETIPCVTKKAKWALRWITKGSFAERLIAFAAVEGIFFSGSFCSIFWLKKRGLMPGLTFSNELISRDEGLHCDFACLLYVNHLQNKLSEETIREIIVDAVVIEKEFVTDALPVKLIGMNAELMCQYIEFVADRLLVALGCNKVWNATNPFDFMELISLQGKTNFFERRVGEYQKTGVAQTNSEQNTFSLDEDF encoded by the coding sequence ATGATTACCGAACCCCTCTTACAAGACAACAAAGACCGCTTTGTCATTTTTCCTATACAGCACAATGATATTTGGCAATTCTACAAAAACGCCGAAGCCAGTTTTTGGACGGCAGAAGAAGTAGATTTGTCGCCCGATCTCCACGATTGGCAAAACAAACTCAACGACAACGAACGATTTTTCATCTCGCGAGTGTTGGCTTTTTTTGCTGCCAGTGATGGCATCGTGAATGAAAATCTTGCCATCAACTTCCTCCAAGAGGTGCAATATCCTGAGGCACGATGTTTCTACGGATTTCAAATTATGATTGAAAATATCCATTCCGAGATGTACTCGCTCCTCATCGATACTTATGTGAAAGACCCTGCCGAGAAGGATTATTTGCTTCGTGCCATCGAAACCATTCCGTGTGTTACCAAAAAAGCAAAATGGGCGTTGCGATGGATTACCAAAGGAAGTTTTGCCGAGCGACTCATCGCCTTTGCTGCGGTGGAGGGCATCTTCTTTTCAGGAAGTTTTTGCTCTATTTTTTGGCTCAAAAAACGCGGCTTGATGCCAGGGCTCACCTTTTCTAACGAACTCATCAGTCGGGACGAAGGCTTGCACTGCGATTTTGCTTGTTTGCTCTATGTCAATCATCTACAAAACAAACTTTCGGAAGAAACCATACGAGAAATCATCGTAGATGCCGTTGTTATCGAAAAGGAATTTGTTACCGATGCACTCCCTGTGAAACTCATCGGAATGAATGCCGAACTGATGTGCCAATACATCGAATTTGTAGCCGATAGATTGCTCGTTGCCTTGGGGTGCAATAAAGTGTGGAACGCTACCAATCCGTTTGATTTTATGGAACTTATTTCTCTGCAAGGAAAAACCAATTTCTTCGAACGGCGTGTAGGCGAATACCAAAAAACAGGCGTAGCACAAACCAACAGCGAACAAAACACCTTTTCACTCGATGAAGATTTTTAA
- a CDS encoding tetratricopeptide repeat protein → MSDTCVNHIENYWKILTEEANESFNEGNYEVALSGYLNALYRAEVLNGNFLDCVRLKVPFVQLYVVSCNNLANCYQEIKDLKNAEEMLQKVIYFLLYLYEKNYKKEEIQGELKKSVISYINFIQKNNLDTISKTIFLTYLKKRLITNNLENIKTFDYVQFN, encoded by the coding sequence ATGAGTGATACTTGTGTAAACCATATCGAAAATTATTGGAAGATTTTAACCGAAGAAGCCAATGAATCTTTTAACGAAGGAAATTATGAAGTTGCTTTGAGTGGCTATCTAAATGCCTTGTACAGAGCTGAAGTGCTTAATGGTAATTTTCTCGATTGCGTCCGACTGAAAGTTCCTTTTGTACAATTGTACGTTGTTTCGTGTAACAACTTGGCAAATTGCTATCAGGAAATAAAAGATTTGAAAAATGCAGAGGAAATGTTGCAAAAAGTGATATATTTTCTTTTATATCTCTATGAAAAGAATTATAAAAAAGAAGAAATTCAGGGAGAATTGAAAAAATCTGTCATTAGTTACATAAACTTTATTCAAAAAAATAATTTAGATACAATAAGTAAAACTATTTTTTTAACTTACTTGAAAAAACGATTGATAACAAACAATTTAGAAAATATAAAAACATTTGATTATGTGCAATTCAATTAA
- a CDS encoding YceI family protein: MKIKKLFIVLLGIGGTLLYSCKNEKSSFEPVENSAKVEWTAYKTTEKLPVKGTFQSVDLINLSEGKSIEDFLNNAEFSIRALELSTGDPSRDEKIKNSFFGLMNEAGKISGKFIFENHQWTIKLRMNGVSVNNIPAEIQFKDNLLSVKSSIDLKDFKALKALEVLNSVCFDLHKGVDGISKVWENVDIQASVKLKETKK, from the coding sequence ATGAAAATCAAAAAATTATTCATCGTACTATTAGGTATAGGAGGTACATTGTTGTATTCTTGTAAAAATGAAAAATCATCTTTTGAACCCGTTGAAAATTCAGCAAAAGTAGAATGGACGGCATATAAAACTACCGAGAAATTACCTGTAAAAGGAACTTTTCAATCGGTGGACTTAATCAACCTTTCAGAAGGAAAATCCATTGAAGATTTTTTAAACAATGCTGAGTTTTCTATTCGTGCTTTGGAGTTATCAACAGGAGATCCTTCCAGAGATGAAAAAATTAAAAATTCCTTTTTCGGATTGATGAACGAAGCAGGAAAAATATCAGGAAAATTCATTTTTGAAAACCATCAATGGACTATTAAGCTAAGAATGAATGGAGTTAGTGTGAATAATATTCCAGCAGAAATTCAATTCAAAGATAATTTATTGAGTGTCAAATCTTCTATCGATTTGAAAGATTTTAAAGCTTTGAAAGCCTTAGAAGTACTTAACTCAGTTTGTTTTGATTTGCATAAAGGTGTTGATGGTATAAGTAAAGTATGGGAAAATGTTGATATTCAGGCGTCTGTAAAATTAAAAGAAACTAAAAAATGA
- a CDS encoding CfxA family broad-spectrum class A beta-lactamase: MEKNRKKQIVVLSIALVCIFILVFSLFHKSATKDSANPPLTNVLTDSISQIVSACPGEIGVAVIVNNRDTVKVNNKSVYPMMSVFKVHQALALCNDFDNKGISLDTLVNINRDKLDPKTWSPMLKDYSGPVISLTVRDLLRYTLTQSDNNASNLMFKDMVNVAQTDSFIATLIPRSSFQIAYTEEEMSADHNKAYSNYTSPLGAAMLMNRLFTEGLIDDEKQSFIKNTLKECKTGVDRIAAPLLDKEGVVIAHKTGSGYVNENGVLAAHNDVAYICLPNNISYTLAVFVKDFKGNESQASQYVAHISAVVYSLLMQTSVKS, from the coding sequence ATGGAAAAAAACAGAAAAAAACAAATCGTAGTTTTGAGTATAGCTTTAGTTTGCATTTTCATCTTGGTATTTTCATTGTTCCATAAATCAGCGACAAAAGATAGCGCAAATCCTCCTTTAACAAATGTTTTGACTGATAGCATTTCTCAAATTGTCTCAGCTTGTCCTGGCGAAATTGGTGTGGCGGTTATTGTTAATAACAGAGATACGGTTAAGGTCAATAATAAGAGTGTTTATCCTATGATGAGTGTGTTTAAGGTTCATCAGGCATTAGCTCTTTGTAATGACTTTGACAATAAAGGAATTTCACTTGATACCTTAGTAAATATAAATAGGGATAAACTTGACCCAAAGACTTGGAGTCCTATGCTGAAAGATTATTCAGGGCCAGTCATATCATTGACAGTGAGAGATTTGCTGCGTTATACTCTTACTCAGAGTGACAACAATGCAAGCAACCTTATGTTTAAGGATATGGTTAATGTCGCTCAAACAGATAGTTTTATAGCCACACTCATTCCTCGTTCAAGTTTTCAGATAGCTTATACGGAAGAGGAAATGTCGGCTGACCATAACAAGGCTTACTCTAACTATACATCTCCTCTTGGTGCTGCAATGTTGATGAATCGTTTGTTTACTGAAGGTCTTATCGATGATGAGAAACAAAGTTTCATTAAGAATACGTTAAAAGAATGCAAAACAGGTGTAGATAGGATAGCAGCTCCACTTCTTGATAAAGAAGGGGTTGTTATAGCGCATAAGACAGGTTCAGGTTATGTTAATGAAAATGGTGTTCTTGCAGCTCACAATGATGTTGCCTATATATGTCTGCCTAATAATATCAGTTATACCTTAGCGGTATTTGTTAAGGATTTCAAGGGAAATGAATCACAAGCGTCACAATATGTTGCGCATATATCAGCTGTAGTATATTCTTTATTAATGCAAACTTCAGTAAAATCTTAA
- a CDS encoding M17 family metallopeptidase — translation MIDTYLYTELKRYTADKLSFEKGTIIRFIRSQKDLQNIDIQENLKEEIHQSFEDKENKHWHLWQEEKSLLVAVSKYELEDLRQVGATIVQQLQPSSVSSSVEAVLENLELFSEKEKYALLEGVLLSSYHFDKYLSKKKTGKITLFVSETALSEKQYNELNTVLEAISLTKNAVNEPVNYMDALKFSEWVQEAGEKFGFGTEILHKKQIETLKMGGLLGVNKGSETPPTFNIMHYKPKNAVNSQPLVLVGKGVMFDTGGYSLKVGGVMSTMKCDMAGGAAVLGIISVIAGNQLPYYVIGIVPATDNKINSNALVVDDVITIMDGTTVEVQNTDAEGRLVLADALCYAKKFNPELVIDMATLTGASAAITGSFGIAGLSNHQESIDALKSIGEEVYERIVQLPLWKEYGELIKSDIADLKNIGGPIGGVSTAAKFLEHFTDYPWVHLDIAGAAFLKDKKGYKQSGATAVPVRLIYEFVKSKC, via the coding sequence ATGATCGATACTTACCTTTATACAGAGCTAAAACGCTATACTGCCGACAAATTATCGTTTGAGAAAGGCACAATAATTCGTTTTATTCGTAGCCAAAAAGATTTGCAAAATATTGATATTCAGGAAAATTTGAAAGAAGAAATTCATCAGTCGTTTGAGGATAAGGAGAATAAACATTGGCATCTTTGGCAAGAAGAAAAAAGTTTGCTGGTAGCCGTTTCCAAATACGAATTAGAGGATTTAAGACAAGTAGGGGCAACCATTGTGCAACAACTACAACCATCTTCTGTTTCATCTTCGGTGGAGGCGGTTCTTGAAAATCTGGAACTTTTCTCCGAAAAAGAAAAATACGCCCTCTTGGAAGGTGTGTTGCTTAGCAGTTATCATTTTGATAAATATCTATCCAAAAAAAAGACGGGTAAAATCACGCTATTTGTTTCGGAAACCGCTCTTTCTGAAAAGCAATACAATGAACTTAACACAGTTCTTGAAGCCATTTCCCTCACCAAAAACGCAGTAAATGAACCTGTTAATTATATGGATGCTCTCAAGTTTTCAGAATGGGTGCAGGAAGCAGGTGAAAAATTCGGTTTTGGAACGGAAATTCTTCATAAAAAACAAATCGAAACCCTAAAAATGGGAGGTTTGCTCGGCGTGAATAAAGGCTCGGAAACACCACCCACTTTTAATATTATGCACTACAAACCGAAAAATGCGGTCAATTCTCAACCTTTGGTTTTGGTAGGCAAAGGTGTAATGTTCGATACGGGCGGTTACTCACTCAAAGTGGGCGGCGTAATGAGTACAATGAAATGCGATATGGCAGGTGGTGCCGCTGTATTGGGTATCATTTCGGTAATTGCGGGGAATCAATTGCCTTACTATGTGATTGGTATTGTACCCGCCACGGATAACAAAATCAATTCCAATGCCTTAGTGGTAGATGATGTGATTACCATAATGGACGGCACTACGGTAGAAGTGCAAAATACCGATGCCGAAGGACGACTTGTTTTGGCAGATGCACTTTGCTATGCGAAAAAATTCAACCCTGAATTAGTGATTGATATGGCTACGCTCACGGGAGCTTCGGCGGCGATTACAGGGAGTTTCGGAATTGCAGGACTTTCCAACCACCAAGAAAGTATCGATGCTCTAAAATCCATTGGCGAGGAAGTCTATGAACGCATTGTGCAGCTCCCTCTTTGGAAAGAATACGGCGAACTCATAAAATCTGATATTGCCGACCTTAAAAACATTGGCGGACCCATCGGCGGAGTGAGTACAGCAGCCAAATTTTTGGAGCATTTTACCGATTACCCTTGGGTACATCTCGATATCGCAGGGGCTGCTTTCCTCAAAGACAAAAAAGGCTATAAACAAAGCGGAGCAACAGCAGTGCCTGTAAGACTGATTTATGAATTTGTAAAAAGTAAATGCTAA